One Cellulosimicrobium protaetiae genomic region harbors:
- the lpdA gene encoding dihydrolipoyl dehydrogenase, whose translation MASHYDVVVLGAGPGGYVAAIRAAQLGLSVAVVEEKYWGGVCLNVGCIPSKALLRNAELAHIFQHDAKTFGISGEVSFDFGAAFDRSRTVAEGRVKGVHFLMKKNKITEYDGRGTFRDAHTLDVKLADGSTDQVTFDNVIIATGSKVRLLPGVELSENVVTYEKQILTRDLPRSIAIVGAGAIGMEFGYVLKNYGVDVTIIEFLDRALPNEDADVSKEIAKQYKKLGINLLTSTAVQTVKDNGTAGVTVSYKGVKDDKPGELVVDKVLMAVGFAPNVEGFGLENTGVQLTERGAIAIDDVMRTNVEHIYAIGDVTAKLMLAHVAEAQGVVAAETIGGAETLTLGDYRMMPRATFCQPQVASFGLTEQQARDEGYKVKVATFPFMANGKAHGLGDPTGFVKLISDETYGELLGGHLIGPDASELLPELTLAQKWDLTVYDVARNVHTHPTLSEAVQESIHGLAGHMINF comes from the coding sequence ATGGCATCCCACTACGACGTCGTCGTCCTCGGTGCAGGTCCCGGTGGTTACGTGGCCGCGATCCGTGCAGCCCAGCTGGGCCTGTCGGTCGCGGTCGTGGAGGAGAAGTACTGGGGTGGGGTGTGCCTCAACGTGGGCTGCATCCCGTCCAAGGCGCTCCTGCGCAACGCCGAGCTCGCGCACATCTTCCAGCACGACGCGAAGACCTTCGGCATCTCCGGAGAGGTCAGCTTCGACTTCGGCGCAGCGTTCGACCGCTCGCGCACCGTCGCGGAGGGGCGCGTCAAGGGCGTGCACTTCCTCATGAAGAAGAACAAGATCACCGAGTACGACGGCCGCGGCACGTTCCGTGACGCGCACACGCTCGACGTGAAGCTCGCCGACGGCTCGACCGACCAGGTGACGTTCGACAACGTCATCATCGCGACCGGCTCGAAGGTGCGCCTGCTTCCGGGCGTCGAGCTGTCCGAGAACGTCGTCACGTACGAGAAGCAGATCCTCACGCGCGACCTGCCCCGCTCCATCGCCATCGTCGGCGCCGGCGCGATCGGCATGGAGTTCGGTTACGTCCTCAAGAACTACGGCGTGGACGTCACGATCATCGAGTTCCTCGACCGCGCGCTGCCCAACGAGGACGCCGACGTGTCGAAGGAGATCGCCAAGCAGTACAAGAAGCTCGGCATCAACCTGCTCACGTCGACCGCCGTCCAGACCGTCAAGGACAACGGCACGGCCGGCGTCACCGTCAGCTACAAGGGCGTCAAGGACGACAAGCCGGGCGAGCTCGTCGTCGACAAGGTCCTCATGGCCGTCGGCTTCGCGCCCAACGTCGAGGGCTTCGGCCTCGAGAACACCGGCGTCCAGCTCACCGAGCGCGGCGCCATCGCGATCGACGACGTCATGCGCACGAACGTCGAGCACATCTACGCGATCGGCGACGTCACCGCGAAGCTCATGCTCGCGCACGTCGCCGAGGCACAGGGCGTCGTCGCGGCCGAGACCATCGGAGGCGCCGAGACGCTCACGCTCGGCGACTACCGCATGATGCCGCGCGCGACGTTCTGCCAGCCGCAGGTCGCGAGCTTCGGCCTCACCGAGCAGCAGGCGCGCGACGAGGGCTACAAGGTGAAGGTCGCGACCTTCCCGTTCATGGCGAACGGCAAGGCGCACGGCCTCGGCGACCCGACCGGCTTCGTCAAGCTCATCTCCGACGAGACCTACGGCGAGCTCCTCGGCGGCCACCTCATCGGCCCCGACGCGTCCGAGCTGCTG